GGATCTTCGCGCCAATCAGCACTTATGACTACCTCTAAGTCCAAGAAAAGTTTAGTGTCAAGAAAGATCTCAAGTTGCTTTCGAGCGGTAGTACCAATTTCGCGAATCATCCGACCACCTTTCCCAATGACTATCGGTCGGTGGTTAGGGCGTTCAACCCAAATTTCTGCACTAAGATAAAGGGGATCTCCCTCGGCTTCGGGTTCTTCCCAATTAGTTACCCTGGTTGCCACCGAGTAAGGTAGTTCTTGCCGAAGATGAATCATGGTGCTCTCGCGGATTAGTTCAGCCGCCCAAGCTTCACGGGTTTGATCACTACTGATGTCTGGTGGGAAGAAGAAAGGGTTCTCTGGGAGTAATTCTAGAAGTTTTGTTCGCAGGTCGTATACTTCCTGGGGACTTTCCAGAACGCTCAATGGATAAACATAGGAAGGTTCAAATAAATCCTGGTAAAGTCGCAGCGCTTCATCAGGAAATTTAGCTGCATCAATCTTATTACCAATGAGGAACACTGGTGTTTTGGTTTCGACGTTAGAAAGGATTTTTACAACATCCTTATCCTCGTCACTGGGTGGGCGTCGCAGATCAACTACCCACAGCACAGCGTCAACATCAGCGAGTGCAGTTCGGATTTCACGCGTCATGAATCGATCAAGCTCAGTGGGTCCTTGATGCACTCCTGGGGTGTCCACAAAAATTATTTGCGAAGATGTTTCTATGTCGGTGAAGACTCCACGAACACCTCTCCGAGTGGTTTGAGGTTTTGGAGTGATCGGTGCTACCTTCACCCCAAGCAATGTGTTGAGTAGAGTTGACTTACCTACATTGGGTTTCCCAATTATAGCTACAAAACCTGCACGTGAATTTGGGGTGGTGGTCACCATACGAATTCAATGTAGCATTTAGATTTGGATTACGTTTTCGGAGGCCTCAATAAAAATGCCTATACTCTGTCCTAGCAGGGCATAAGCATTGTTTGGTTGCGGGGGCCGGATTTGAACCGGCGACCTCCGGGTTATGAGCCCGACGAGCTACCAGACTGCTCTACCCCGCGCCGACGAGAATTTGCACTGTACCGCCTGTCAGCGAGACGTGTCAAGCTGTCAGGTGACTTCTTCACCACAGAAAGCTTTATAGTCGATGAGTTCTGTCACGCTAGGGTCGCTACCGCAAACCGGACAATCTGAATTGCGATCGAAAGATAACCTGTGGAACGTAGTCCCAAGCGCATCAAAGTAAACTAGCGTCCCAATTAAAAGTTCCCCCAACCCGACAATTAGCTTAATGGTTTCAGTAGCCATGATACTCCCCACCACTCCAGGAAGGACGTTAACTACACCGGCGTCAGCACAATTCGGGACGGTGCCAGGAGCTGGTGGTTCAGGGAATAAGCAGCGGTAGCACGGCCCAACTCCAGAGGTGGTAGGTCCATGAAGGAGGCTAACTTGCCCTTCGAAACGTGAAATTGCACCGTACACCAAGGGACGACCTTCGAGAACACAGGCATCGTTTACTAAGTACCTGGTAGGGAAATTATCACTACCATCAATCACAATGTCGTATTCACGTATTAACTCTCGCGCGTTATTTTGAGTGAGGTATACTGCATGGGATCTAATCTTGATTTCAGGGTTCAAAGCCTGTAAGCGTTCAGCAGCTGCATCCGCCTTTAGCTTCCCGATTTGGTCAGTAGAAAAGATGACCTGCCTTTGTAAGTTAGAAATTTCGACTTGATCGTGATCAACCACCCCGAGAGTGCCAATGCCCGCTGCAGCCAAATACTGAAGGGCAGGAGAGCCAAGACCACCTGCGCCAATTACCAGCACCCGGGCATCCCTAAGTTTTAGTTGGCCTTCTATACCAACTCCCGGCAAAATTATGTGACGAGCATACCGGTCTATCTGCTCCTTATTGAACATGACTTCAGTTTAGTGTAGGTGAAGCCTGAGAGTGGGGAATTAAAAACTTTTCTGCATTATCGTGAACAGGGTCAACAAATTAATTTGATATTGGATAGCATACAATTCTAGACAAGAAATAATATCTTGCAGAATTACGGACGCAACTTAGTTTATTTACAACTCGTGATATGAAAAGCCTCATGGCCATTAGTGACGACGTGCTAGACAACCTTAGGACAGAAGGTTATGCCGTAGTGGAAGGGTTCTTAAACCCTAAGGAGCTTGCTGCCGCCCGAGAGGGCCTTTTTCTTGAATACCCTACGCCAGAAGCCTATTTCGCTAACCCTGAAAAATACACGCAGTTAGTCGAGACCCAGTTTAGTGGATTGAAGCTTGCGCCTTACTCCTCCTGGGATTTAAACAAAATCGCTTTCCATCCTGATCTGGTAGATTTTGCCGAGAGGTTCTGTGGTACGACCAATCTAGAACTCTATAAAATTGAGTTGTGGGCAAAGTACTCGGGTGCTATTGATTACGACCAAGCTCATCACCGTGATTTTGGCAATCACAATATGGTTGTGCCACGCCGGGACATGCTTTGGCCTCAACTGACGTCATTCATATTGTTATCCGACGTTACTGAGGACGATGGTCCTACCCGGATTGTTCCTCGAGCTCATGGTGAAAAAGCACCAATGATTCCTCACCTGCTCACAATGGGTGAAATGCAAGAACATGAAGTTACAATAACTGCTCCTGCTGGGAGTCTATTTCTCTACTCAACTGATATTTTCCATAGGGGATCCGCAATGACCGGTAAAAACCGTTCACGATTTATACTCCTTGCTGATTACTCGGCCCGCGGGAACCCGTGGATGGGCAAAATGTCTTGGCCTAGGTATGCTAATCTCCCGGCCTGGCGGAAAATGATGGAGCGAGCCTCAGTTAGGGAACGTGACTTGTTCGGATTCCCATCTCCCGGCAATGAATACTGGAACGAACAGACGCTAGCTGACGTACAAGCCCGATACCCCGGAATGGACATGACACCCTACGCCCAAAAATAAATTTACTCCATTCAGTTTTCGTTATAGAAAAGTACTTATTGGGGTAGTCTCGACTCGGAAGAATTTGTCTAGATCTCTGTTTAGCTAATGTATGCTCTACTGAGCAGTTTAGAGAGGGCTTATAGAGCCAGGAGTAGCGTTGTTCGCGTTAATGAGGGGGCCCCCATACTGTGGGTATGACTACTACAATCCAGGGGTTTGATGCTGAGCCTGGAAAGACAAGGAATCTTTTGCTCTTGGCTGTAGCTACTTTGTTTTCGCTATCCCTGTGGTTTTCTGGATCTGCTGTCATTCCCCAAGTAACAGAGGCATGGGAGTTAGTTAGCTGGCAACAGTCTTGGCTTACTATGGGTGTGCAAGTTGGATTCGTCGTGGGTGCCCTTGTGAGTTCATTATTGAACTTGGCAGATCGAATTCCAACTAGGTGGTTTTTGGCAGGTAGTGCTCTAATGGGGGCCATCTTTAATGGGCTTATCGCCATCGCAGTGGACAGTTTTGAACCAGCGTTAATCCTTCGCGTTCTAACAGGAGTTTGCATGGCTGGTGTTTACCCACCCGGGATGAAACTTGTTGCGACATGGTGCCTACGGGACCGTGGGTTTGGCATCGGAGTTCTAGTAGGGGCTTTGACTATAGGATCAGGTTTGCCACACTTACTAAACGTTATTCCGGAATTATTTACAGAATCTACTGCTGTGGAGTGGAAGCCTGTTCTCCTAATCGCCTCTGGCTTGGCTCTACTGGGTTCAGCAATAGCGGCCCTGTTTGTACGTCAAGGGCCCCACCTTACA
This genomic window from Trueperaceae bacterium contains:
- a CDS encoding GTPase Era, whose amino-acid sequence is MVTTTPNSRAGFVAIIGKPNVGKSTLLNTLLGVKVAPITPKPQTTRRGVRGVFTDIETSSQIIFVDTPGVHQGPTELDRFMTREIRTALADVDAVLWVVDLRRPPSDEDKDVVKILSNVETKTPVFLIGNKIDAAKFPDEALRLYQDLFEPSYVYPLSVLESPQEVYDLRTKLLELLPENPFFFPPDISSDQTREAWAAELIRESTMIHLRQELPYSVATRVTNWEEPEAEGDPLYLSAEIWVERPNHRPIVIGKGGRMIREIGTTARKQLEIFLDTKLFLDLEVVISADWREDPRKLRELGYES
- a CDS encoding adenylyltransferase; the protein is MFNKEQIDRYARHIILPGVGIEGQLKLRDARVLVIGAGGLGSPALQYLAAAGIGTLGVVDHDQVEISNLQRQVIFSTDQIGKLKADAAAERLQALNPEIKIRSHAVYLTQNNARELIREYDIVIDGSDNFPTRYLVNDACVLEGRPLVYGAISRFEGQVSLLHGPTTSGVGPCYRCLFPEPPAPGTVPNCADAGVVNVLPGVVGSIMATETIKLIVGLGELLIGTLVYFDALGTTFHRLSFDRNSDCPVCGSDPSVTELIDYKAFCGEEVT